The stretch of DNA GAGGCCTTGACGTCGGCCGAGGTCATCAGGCTGCCGTCGTGGAACTTCACGCCGCGCCTCAGCTTGAAGGTGTAGGTCCGCTTGTCCGGGGAGATCGTCCACGACTCGGCGAGATCGCCGATGATCTTCGTGCCGGTGCGGTCGGTGGGCTCCACCCGCAGCAGGGTGTTGTACTGCGGCGCCCCGGGATGGAGCATCCCGAAGGTCTCCTCGCGATGCGCGTCGAAGCTCGGGGGCTCCGCGGCCACCACGAAGACCAGCTCGCCGCCCGCGCGGGGCTGCTCCTGCGCGGAAGTCGGCGGGACCGAGCCGAGCGCGAGAACGAGAACGAGGCAGCCGAGGAGCGTCAGCGATCGAGTGAGCCGGCTCATGTCCGACCTCCGTTGGGTAGCTCGTGGGAGTCTAGCATCGGCTCCAGGAGCGAAGTAGGTGAGGGGCGGTTACCGCTTCAGGCGCGGGAGGAGGTGGGCGGCGGCGTCCGCCACCTGCGCGAGCTGGTCGCCGCCCGCAAAGCGCAGCGCCAGGTGCCGGGCGCCCGCGTCGATCCAGCGCTGGAGCCACTCCGCGCAGCCCTCGATCGGCCCCGCGTAGGTCGCCTGGCGCGCCATGATCGCGGCGGCCGGCGCCGCGTAGTACGTCTCGAGGAACTGGCGCAGCCGCTGCTCGGCGTTGGTCCGGTCGGCATCCAGCGCGAGGGTCACGTACGCGGCGCCCGAGACCGCGTCGGCGGCCCGGCCCGCCGAGCGCGCCGCGGCCTGGATCCCCGGGAAGTGCTCGGCGAAGAACTCCACGCTCGGCCCGGTCGGGAACCACGCGTCGAAGCGCGCGGCCTCGCGGAAGGCGGTCGGCCCGGAGCCGCCGATCCAGATGGGCGGCCCGCCGGCCCGGTGCGGCTTGGGCTCGACGGTGGCGCCGTCCAGGCTGAAGTGCTTGCCGTGGAAGGTGACCGCGTCGCGCTGCCAGAGCGCGCGGCAGATCTCGAGCGTCTCGAGGAACCGGCCCACCCGGCGATCCCACGGCACCCCGCAGGCCGCGAACTCCTTGCGGATCTGCGGCGTGTCCGCGGCGATGCCCACCCCGAGGATCACCCGTCCCTCGGCCACCTGGTCCACGGTGGCGATCAGGTGCGCGAGCACCACCGGGTTGCGCAGCGCGGGCAGCAGCACGCCGGTGCCGAGGCGCACGCGCTTCGTGCGCGCCGCGATCGCGGCCATCAGGGTGAGCGGCTCGTGGCGCGGCCGCGCGGTGATCGAATCGCCGATCCACACCGAGTCGAAGCCGGCGGCCTCGGCGCGCTCGGCCATGGTGATGAGCGGGCCCGTCTCGGGCCGGCCCGACATGATCGCCTCGCGCGTGGGAATCAGGACACCGATCTCGACGGTCATGACGATCCTCCGATCAGGGATTCGACTTCCCGGGCAAGCGGCGAGGACTCGAGCCCCTCCCGCAGGCCCGGATCGCGCGTCGCCGCGCGCAACGAGGTGATGATGTCCCACGCCGCGCGGTAGCGCGCGAGCGCGTCGTCGCGCCGGCCGCGCGCCGCGTCGAGCCGCCCCAGGGCCTCGTGGCTCAGCCAGGTCTGGCGCGGCTGGCGGATCGCGGTCGCGAGCGCCAGCGAGCGCTGCAGCGCCTCCTCCGCCTCGCCCCAGGCGTGGCGGGCGGTGGCGCTCTCCCCCTTGATCCGCCAGGCCCACGCCTCGAACTTCCGGGAGGCGGTCGGCGCCGCGAGCTCGAGGCTCTGGTCGGCCAGACGCCCCGCCCGCGCGGGATCGCCCTGGCGCAGCGCGAGCTGCCCCTGGCTCGCGTAGCAGTGGGTCGCGTAGCGCCACGTCATCCAGCGGGATGGGGGCGGATGCAGCACGATCGAATGCGATTCCGCGAGGGCCTCCGCGGCGCTCGCCAGGTCGCCCCGCGTCATGAACGCGTCGGCCTCGTTGTTCCGGATGAAGGCGCGCCGCTCGGCTCCGGTGCCGTGACCGGCCCGCGAGGAGCGGTTGGTCACCTCGTACGACAGCTCGGACAGCTCCATGCCCCGGTCGAGCGCGCCGCACTCCAGGAGCATCCACCCGAGGGTGTTCTGGAACCGCGGGATGAAGGCGTCGTCGCCGATGCGCTCGGCGAGCGCGAGCCCTTCGCTCAGCGCCACGAACGCGGCATCGTACTGGCCCAGGTCGTTCCACATCGCGCCCTGGTTCCAGAGGCAGCGGAGGAGCGGGATGACCAGGGAGTGGTCGCGGGCGAGCCGGGCGCCTTCGCTCGCCTGCTCGAGCCCCTCACGGTAGTCGCCGCGCCAGCCCGAGCGCAGGGCCAGCAAGTGCAGCGCCAGGGCCTGCCGGTTGGGGTCGCTCACCGACCGGCCGATCGCGAGCGCCCGCTCCACGTCGTCCTTCGCGGGGTCGAGATTCCCGCTCACCAGGTGGATGTACCCGCGCACGTAGAGGCCGCCGGCGAGCGGCCGCTGCGCCCCCGCGGCCTCGGCGAGCTCGATCGCCTCGCGGGCGCCCTCGAGCGCGGCGGGCAGGTCCTCCGCCCACTGGAGCGCGGAGGCGGCCTGGATCAGCGCGTTGGCCTCGGCGGAGCGATCCTCCGCGCGCCGGGCCAGCTCCACGACGGTCTCGGCGGCCTCCCGGGAGCGCGGGAAGTCGCCCACCCCGAAGAAGAGGTCCGCCCGGGCCGAGTGGATGGTTATCAGGGTCGTCACCGGGGCGCGGTCTCCGAGACGCTCGGCCGCGCCGAGCGCTTCCGCGTAGAGATCGAGCGCCTGGCGCAGGCCGAAGGCCTGGGTGGCCTTCTGGGCGGCCCGGATCAGGTAGGCAAGCGCCCGCTCCGCGTCGTCGGTGCGGGAGAAGTGATGGGCGAGAACCTCATAGTGCTCGGGGAGCCGATCGGCGTAGAGCGTCTCGATGGCCGCGCCGACGAGCCGGTGGAGCTCGCGCCGGCGCTGGACGAGCAGGGAGGCGTAGGCCACGTCCTGGGTCAGGGCGTGCTTGAAGCCGTAGGCCAGCTCGGGAAACCGTCGCCGCTCGTGAATGAGCTCGAGCGCGCTCAGCTCGCGCAGGGCGGGATCCGTGGCCTCGCCGATCTGGGACACGTGATCGACGAGACGGCGGCTGAACTCGCGCCCGATCACGGCGGCGAGCTGGAGGGTGACCTTCGGCGCCTCGGCGAGCCGGTCCACCCGGGCCGCGATCACGTCCTGGACCCGGTCGGGCACCGCGATCTGCGAGACGGGCCGGGTGAGGGCCAGCCGCCCCTCGACGGTCCGGAGCGCGCCCGTCTCCTCGAGAGAGCGGACCAGCTCCTCGACGTAGAACGGGTTGCCCTCCGCCTTGTCCGCGACGAGGGCGCGGAGCTCGTCGGGCAGCGCTTCGGCGCCCAGCACCGCCTGGGCGATGCGCGCGCTCTCCTCGCGGGAGAGCGCCCCCGGCACCACGCGCGTGAAGTAGCTCCGCTCTCCGAACGGGCTCGCGTACCCTGGGCGGTAGGTGAACACGAGCAGCGCGCGCAGGGCCGGCACGCTCTCGGTCAGGGTCGTCAGGAACTGCTCGCTCACCCCGTCGATCCAGTGCAGGTCCTCGATCACCACGACCTGCGGCCGCTTCTCGGCATTCCGGACCAGCATGCTCCGCAGCGCTTCGAAGGTCTCGGCCCGCCGCTCGGCGGGAGTCATCGAGCGCAGGTCGGCGCCCGGATCGATGGACAGGAGCGCCCGCAGATACGGCGCAACATGCGCGAGCTCCGGACTGATCGCGGCCAGGCCCCGCTCGACCTTCGCGGCGGCCGCCGCTTCCGTGTCCCCTTGCTCGATGTCGAGCTGCCGACGGAGCAGGTCGACCAGCGGATGGAAGGGCATGGCCCGGCCGAAGGACAGGCAGTGCCCTTCGTGCCACGCGGCCTCGCCGCCGATCCGCCGGCGCAGCTCGGACAGCAGGCGCGACTTGCCCATCCCGGCCTCGGCCACCAGGAAGGCCACCTGGCCCTGGCCGTCGCGGGCGCGCCCGAAGGCTTCGAGCAGCAGGCCCAGCTCTCGCTCCCGCCCCACGAACGGCGTGAGCCCGCCCTCGGCGGCGATCTCCAGCCGCGTGCGGGCCTCGTGCGCCGCCACCACCTCCCACGCGCCGACGGGCTCGGTCTTGCCCTTGACCTCCATCGGCCCCAGGGGTCGCGTCTCGAAGTAACCGCGCACCAGACGGTAGGTCGCCTCCGAGATCGTCACGCGGCCGGGCGCTCCGCCCTGCTGCATGCGCGCGGCCACGTTGGTGGCGTCGCCCACCGCGGTGTAGTCCATGCGCAGATCGCTGCCGATGCTGCCTACCACCACGAGCCCGGTGTTGAGCCCCTGCCGGGCGCCAAAACGGATCCCACGCGGGAGCAGCTCGGCCTGGTACGCCTCGAGCGCCCGCGCGATGCCGAGCGCGGCGTGCACCGCGCGGACCGCGTGGTCCTCGTGCGCGATCGGCGCCCCGAAGATCGCCATGATCCCGTCCCCCAGGAACTGGTTGACGGTGCCCTCGTAACGGTGGACCTCGGCCAGCATGGAGTCGAAGGCCCGGCTCATGATCCGGTGGACCTCCTCGGGGTCGAGGCGCTCCGAGAGCGCCGTGAAGCCGGACACGTCGACGAACAGCACCGTCACCTGCTTGCGCTCGCCCTGCAGGGCGCCGGCGCTGGTGAGGATCTTCTCGGCCAGGTGCCGTGGCGTGTAGGTGACCGGCGACGCGGAGGGAGCCGGCGACGCGGGGGCAGCGGACGCCGCCGGTGCGGCGAGGGCCGCCCCGCACTGGTGGCAGAAGCGGTTGCCCGGCGGGTTGGGAGCCTGGCACGAGGGACAGACCGCGGCCAATCGGCTCCCGCAGCCCCCGCAGAACTGGGCGCCGGCCGGATTCGTCTGGCCGCAGCCCGGGCAGGTCACGCTGTCAGGCGTCGCGCCAGGCGCTCGCCTGGTCGAGGGCGGCGGTCTGCTCGGCGTCGAGCTTCAGGTCGATCCCTCCCACCAGCTCTTTCAGCTGAGAAACGGAGGTGGCCGACGCGATCGGCGCGGTGATCCCCGGCCGGTGGGCGAGCCACGACAGCGACACCTGGGCGGCGCTGGCGTTGGCCGCCGCCGCGGCCTTCTCCACCGCGGCCAGCACCCGGAAGCCGCGCTCGTTCATGTAGGTCTTCTCGACCCCGCCGGCGCGCGCGGTCTTGGGCAGCGGCTCGCCGGAGCGGTACTTGCCCGACAGGAAGCCGCTGGCCAGCGAGGAGTACGGGATCACCCCCACCTCCTGCTCGCGGCAGAGCGGCTCCAGCTCGCGCTCGTACTCGTCGCGCATCACCAGGTTGTACTTCGGCTGCAGGCACTCGTAGCGCGCGTAGCGGTGGCGGTCGCTCTCCCACAGCGCGCGGGTCAGTCGCCACGCCGGGTAGTTCGAGGCGCCGAGGTAGCGCACCTTGCCCTGCCGGATCAGATCGTCGAAAGCCCGCAGGGTCTCCTCGAGCGGCGTGTCCTGGTCGTCCCAGTGCGCCTGGTAGAGGTCGATGTAGTCGGTCTGAAGGCGCCGCAGCGAGGCCTCGACGCCTTCCATGATGTGGGCGCGCGAGAGACCCTTGTCGTTGGGACCCGGACCCATCGGCCCGCAGACCTTGGTGGCGATCAGCACCGACGCGCGGTTCTTCCGCGCGGTCATCCAGAGGCCGAGCGCGGCCTCCGACTCCCCGCCCGTGTTGCCGGGAGCCCAGCGCGAGTAGACGTCGGCGGTGTCGATGAAGTTGCCGCCCGCCTCGCAGTAGGCGTCGAGCACCGCCTCGGAGGCCTTCTGGTCGGTGGTCC from Candidatus Methylomirabilota bacterium encodes:
- a CDS encoding adenylate/guanylate cyclase domain-containing protein, encoding MTCPGCGQTNPAGAQFCGGCGSRLAAVCPSCQAPNPPGNRFCHQCGAALAAPAASAAPASPAPSASPVTYTPRHLAEKILTSAGALQGERKQVTVLFVDVSGFTALSERLDPEEVHRIMSRAFDSMLAEVHRYEGTVNQFLGDGIMAIFGAPIAHEDHAVRAVHAALGIARALEAYQAELLPRGIRFGARQGLNTGLVVVGSIGSDLRMDYTAVGDATNVAARMQQGGAPGRVTISEATYRLVRGYFETRPLGPMEVKGKTEPVGAWEVVAAHEARTRLEIAAEGGLTPFVGRERELGLLLEAFGRARDGQGQVAFLVAEAGMGKSRLLSELRRRIGGEAAWHEGHCLSFGRAMPFHPLVDLLRRQLDIEQGDTEAAAAAKVERGLAAISPELAHVAPYLRALLSIDPGADLRSMTPAERRAETFEALRSMLVRNAEKRPQVVVIEDLHWIDGVSEQFLTTLTESVPALRALLVFTYRPGYASPFGERSYFTRVVPGALSREESARIAQAVLGAEALPDELRALVADKAEGNPFYVEELVRSLEETGALRTVEGRLALTRPVSQIAVPDRVQDVIAARVDRLAEAPKVTLQLAAVIGREFSRRLVDHVSQIGEATDPALRELSALELIHERRRFPELAYGFKHALTQDVAYASLLVQRRRELHRLVGAAIETLYADRLPEHYEVLAHHFSRTDDAERALAYLIRAAQKATQAFGLRQALDLYAEALGAAERLGDRAPVTTLITIHSARADLFFGVGDFPRSREAAETVVELARRAEDRSAEANALIQAASALQWAEDLPAALEGAREAIELAEAAGAQRPLAGGLYVRGYIHLVSGNLDPAKDDVERALAIGRSVSDPNRQALALHLLALRSGWRGDYREGLEQASEGARLARDHSLVIPLLRCLWNQGAMWNDLGQYDAAFVALSEGLALAERIGDDAFIPRFQNTLGWMLLECGALDRGMELSELSYEVTNRSSRAGHGTGAERRAFIRNNEADAFMTRGDLASAAEALAESHSIVLHPPPSRWMTWRYATHCYASQGQLALRQGDPARAGRLADQSLELAAPTASRKFEAWAWRIKGESATARHAWGEAEEALQRSLALATAIRQPRQTWLSHEALGRLDAARGRRDDALARYRAAWDIITSLRAATRDPGLREGLESSPLAREVESLIGGSS
- a CDS encoding aldo/keto reductase, which translates into the protein MLMRRLGRTGLKVSALCLGGNTFGWTTDQKASEAVLDAYCEAGGNFIDTADVYSRWAPGNTGGESEAALGLWMTARKNRASVLIATKVCGPMGPGPNDKGLSRAHIMEGVEASLRRLQTDYIDLYQAHWDDQDTPLEETLRAFDDLIRQGKVRYLGASNYPAWRLTRALWESDRHRYARYECLQPKYNLVMRDEYERELEPLCREQEVGVIPYSSLASGFLSGKYRSGEPLPKTARAGGVEKTYMNERGFRVLAAVEKAAAAANASAAQVSLSWLAHRPGITAPIASATSVSQLKELVGGIDLKLDAEQTAALDQASAWRDA
- a CDS encoding LLM class flavin-dependent oxidoreductase, with product MTVEIGVLIPTREAIMSGRPETGPLITMAERAEAAGFDSVWIGDSITARPRHEPLTLMAAIAARTKRVRLGTGVLLPALRNPVVLAHLIATVDQVAEGRVILGVGIAADTPQIRKEFAACGVPWDRRVGRFLETLEICRALWQRDAVTFHGKHFSLDGATVEPKPHRAGGPPIWIGGSGPTAFREAARFDAWFPTGPSVEFFAEHFPGIQAAARSAGRAADAVSGAAYVTLALDADRTNAEQRLRQFLETYYAAPAAAIMARQATYAGPIEGCAEWLQRWIDAGARHLALRFAGGDQLAQVADAAAHLLPRLKR